The following coding sequences are from one Novosphingobium sp. KACC 22771 window:
- the fabI gene encoding enoyl-ACP reductase FabI: MKPLVDLSGKRGLVVGIANEHSIAAGCAAAFAQCGATLAATYLNDKAKPFVEPVAQRLGMDWLAPCDVREPGQLEALFDEVRARWGKLDFLLHSIAFAPREDLQGRVVDCSAEGFALAMDVSCHSFLRMARLAEPLMSDGGCLMCVTFYGSERVVAHYNLMGPVKAALESATRYVAAELGPKGIRAHALSPGPIATRAASGIDRFDELLDRAAAAAPAGTLVSIEDVGALAAFLASDAARHITGTIVPVDAGQQLMA; this comes from the coding sequence ATGAAACCATTGGTGGATCTTTCGGGGAAGCGCGGCCTTGTGGTCGGGATCGCCAATGAGCACAGCATTGCCGCCGGATGCGCGGCGGCCTTTGCGCAATGCGGCGCCACGCTGGCCGCGACCTATCTCAACGACAAGGCCAAACCCTTTGTCGAGCCAGTGGCGCAGCGGTTGGGCATGGACTGGCTGGCGCCCTGCGATGTGCGTGAACCGGGCCAGCTTGAAGCGCTGTTTGATGAGGTGAGGGCGCGTTGGGGAAAGCTGGACTTTCTGCTCCATTCCATCGCCTTTGCGCCGAGGGAGGATCTGCAGGGCCGGGTCGTCGATTGCTCGGCGGAAGGCTTTGCGCTGGCCATGGATGTGTCATGCCACAGCTTTTTGCGCATGGCGCGGCTGGCCGAACCGCTGATGTCGGATGGGGGCTGTCTGATGTGCGTGACCTTTTACGGTTCGGAACGGGTGGTGGCGCATTATAATCTGATGGGTCCAGTCAAGGCGGCGCTGGAAAGCGCGACGCGTTATGTTGCGGCCGAATTGGGGCCAAAGGGCATCCGCGCCCATGCCCTCTCGCCCGGCCCTATTGCCACGCGCGCGGCCAGCGGGATTGACCGCTTTGACGAATTGCTGGACCGCGCCGCCGCAGCCGCGCCAGCCGGTACGCTGGTGTCGATCGAGGATGTCGGCGCGCTTGCCGCTTTTCTGGCCAGCGATGCGGCGCGACATATCACCGGCACCATCGTTCCTGTTGACGCCGGACAGCAATTGATGGCCTAA
- a CDS encoding bifunctional enoyl-CoA hydratase/phosphate acetyltransferase, producing the protein MTPPAMIENRTFDEIAIGDTASLSRTLSQRDIQLFALVSGDVNPAHLDPEYAEGDMFHHVIAHGMWGGGLISAVLGTELPGPGTIYLEQSLRFLRPVALGDTITARLTVSAKAEQHHIVTLDCLCTNQAGEEVISGVASVKAPTRKVRRPRASLPDVSLSSHDAYRRLMAAAKAAHPVTTAIAHPCSAAAIAAVAEAVEAGLIVPILVGPEARIRATAQEAGVDIASFRIVDAPHSHAAAAAAVELVRTGEAGLLMKGSLHTDELMAAVVARETGLRTERRISHVYLMDVPGHPRPLLITDAAVNIAPTLAEKADIIRNAIDLAHVIGIEQPKVAILSAVEMVNPAIASTIDAAALCKMADRGEFAGALLDGPLAFDNAINEDAAKEKGIVSPVAGKAEILVVPNLEAGNMLAKQLTFLGGADAAGIVLGARVPIILTSRADSLTTRLASCAVAVLLAHAGTKAAPGLFRPAL; encoded by the coding sequence ATGACGCCTCCCGCCATGATCGAGAACCGCACCTTTGACGAGATTGCCATCGGCGATACTGCCAGCCTCTCTCGCACGCTGAGCCAGCGCGACATTCAGCTTTTTGCGCTGGTGTCCGGAGACGTCAATCCCGCCCATCTCGACCCGGAATATGCCGAGGGCGACATGTTTCACCACGTCATCGCGCATGGCATGTGGGGCGGCGGGCTGATTTCCGCCGTGCTGGGCACCGAATTGCCGGGGCCGGGCACGATCTATCTGGAACAGAGCCTGCGCTTTTTGCGGCCTGTGGCGCTGGGCGACACGATCACGGCGCGCCTCACCGTTTCCGCCAAGGCGGAGCAGCACCATATCGTCACGCTCGATTGCCTGTGCACCAATCAGGCGGGCGAAGAGGTCATCAGCGGCGTGGCAAGTGTCAAGGCGCCAACCCGTAAAGTGCGGCGCCCTCGCGCCAGCCTGCCCGATGTCAGCCTGTCGAGCCATGACGCCTATCGCCGGTTGATGGCGGCGGCCAAGGCCGCCCATCCGGTGACCACCGCAATCGCCCATCCCTGCAGCGCGGCGGCCATTGCCGCTGTTGCCGAGGCGGTGGAGGCCGGATTGATCGTGCCCATTCTGGTCGGCCCCGAGGCCCGCATTCGCGCGACAGCGCAGGAGGCCGGGGTCGATATCGCCTCCTTCCGCATCGTTGATGCGCCCCACAGCCATGCGGCCGCGGCGGCGGCGGTGGAACTGGTCCGAACCGGAGAGGCCGGGCTGCTGATGAAAGGGTCGCTTCATACCGATGAATTGATGGCGGCGGTGGTCGCGCGCGAAACCGGATTGCGCACGGAAAGGCGGATCAGCCATGTCTATCTGATGGATGTGCCGGGCCATCCCCGGCCCCTGCTGATCACCGATGCGGCGGTCAATATCGCGCCTACTCTGGCCGAGAAAGCCGATATCATCCGCAACGCGATCGACCTTGCCCATGTGATCGGCATAGAACAGCCCAAGGTGGCCATCCTCTCCGCCGTGGAGATGGTGAACCCGGCCATTGCCTCGACCATCGACGCGGCGGCGCTGTGCAAGATGGCGGATCGGGGCGAGTTTGCAGGCGCGCTGCTCGACGGCCCGCTAGCCTTTGACAATGCCATCAATGAAGACGCGGCCAAGGAAAAGGGCATTGTCTCGCCGGTCGCGGGTAAGGCGGAAATCCTCGTGGTTCCCAATCTGGAGGCGGGCAATATGCTGGCCAAGCAACTGACCTTTCTGGGCGGGGCGGATGCGGCGGGCATAGTGCTGGGCGCGCGGGTGCCGATCATCCTGACCAGCCGGGCCGACAGTCTGACCACCCGCCTTGCTTCTTGCGCCGTGGCCGTGCTGCTGGCCCATGCCGGGACAAAGGCGGCGCCCGGATTGTTCAGGCCCGCCTTGTGA
- a CDS encoding PHA/PHB synthase family protein: protein MNDLLTTHEAADPLEGMARNLDRASFAAIAGVTGGLSPFTVAQALSDWALHLAVSPGRRLELAAKAWRKTLRLADYVAHGADGDHPAIEPLPQDRRFDDPAWKAVPYNLIAQSFLMTQQWWHAATTGIAGVSARHEAVTSFTLRQILDMLAPSNFILTNPVLQERIVDTGGMCLAEGARLLMADIEALARGTAQANEQPLQIGRDLAATKGKVIYRNRLMELIQYEPTTATVRPEPVLIVPAWIMKYYILDLSPHNSLIAWLVGQGYTVFAISWHNPDGADRDLTMEDYRLLGPMAALDAIGAITGAAKVHALGYCLGGTLMTIAAAAMARDGDERLAGLTLLAAQTEFSEPGELGLFIDEAQLNLLDSMMWERGYLDSGQMGGAFQMLRSNDLVWSRILNEYLMGERPASSDLMVWNADGTRMPFVMHSEYLRKLFLRNDLAEGRFVAGDQPISLSSLKAPMFVVGTQTDHVAPWRSVHKIHMLTDAEICFALTSGGHNAGIVSEPGHKHRHYQLLVRPACGPALAPDVWQAQAPDHPGSWWEAWGQWLDARSGAAVAPPPMGAPDKGYAPLADAPGRYVLEK from the coding sequence GTATCGCCGGGGCGGCGGTTGGAACTGGCGGCCAAAGCTTGGCGCAAAACCCTGCGTTTGGCCGATTATGTAGCCCATGGCGCCGATGGCGATCACCCCGCGATTGAGCCCTTGCCGCAGGATCGCCGCTTTGACGATCCGGCGTGGAAAGCGGTGCCCTATAACCTGATCGCCCAATCCTTTTTGATGACGCAGCAATGGTGGCATGCGGCCACCACCGGCATTGCAGGCGTCAGCGCCCGCCATGAGGCGGTGACATCCTTCACCCTGCGCCAGATCCTCGACATGCTGGCGCCCAGCAATTTCATCCTGACGAATCCTGTGCTGCAAGAGCGGATCGTCGATACGGGCGGGATGTGTCTGGCCGAGGGCGCAAGGCTGCTGATGGCCGATATCGAGGCGCTTGCCCGCGGCACGGCGCAGGCGAACGAGCAGCCCTTACAGATCGGGCGCGACCTGGCCGCGACCAAAGGCAAGGTGATCTATCGCAACCGCCTGATGGAACTGATCCAGTATGAGCCGACCACCGCGACGGTCCGCCCCGAGCCGGTGCTGATCGTTCCGGCCTGGATCATGAAATATTACATTCTCGACCTCTCGCCCCATAATTCCCTGATCGCCTGGCTGGTGGGGCAGGGCTATACGGTTTTCGCGATTTCATGGCACAATCCGGATGGCGCGGATCGCGATCTGACCATGGAGGATTATCGCCTTCTGGGCCCGATGGCCGCGCTGGACGCGATCGGCGCGATTACCGGCGCGGCGAAAGTCCATGCGCTGGGCTATTGCCTTGGCGGCACGCTGATGACCATTGCGGCGGCGGCCATGGCGCGCGATGGCGACGAGCGACTGGCGGGCCTGACCTTGCTGGCCGCGCAAACCGAATTCAGCGAGCCGGGCGAATTGGGCCTCTTCATTGATGAGGCGCAGTTGAACCTGCTCGACAGCATGATGTGGGAGCGCGGCTATCTCGACAGCGGCCAGATGGGCGGCGCGTTCCAGATGCTGCGGTCCAACGATCTGGTCTGGTCGCGCATCCTGAACGAATATCTGATGGGCGAGCGGCCCGCGTCCAGCGACCTGATGGTGTGGAACGCGGATGGCACGCGGATGCCCTTTGTCATGCACAGCGAATATCTTCGCAAGCTGTTCCTCCGGAATGATCTGGCCGAGGGGCGCTTTGTGGCGGGCGATCAGCCGATCAGCCTGTCGTCGCTCAAAGCCCCGATGTTCGTGGTGGGCACGCAGACCGATCATGTCGCGCCATGGCGCTCGGTGCACAAGATCCACATGCTGACCGATGCGGAAATATGTTTCGCGCTGACCAGTGGCGGTCATAATGCGGGCATCGTTTCGGAGCCGGGGCACAAACATCGCCATTACCAGCTTCTTGTGCGACCGGCCTGCGGCCCGGCCCTCGCGCCCGATGTGTGGCAGGCGCAAGCTCCCGATCACCCCGGCTCGTGGTGGGAGGCATGGGGCCAATGGCTTGATGCAAGATCGGGCGCCGCTGTTGCCCCGCCGCCGATGGGTGCGCCGGACAAGGGCTATGCCCCGTTGGCCGATGCGCCGGGCCGCTATGTTCTGGAGAAGTGA
- a CDS encoding acetate/propionate family kinase has product MSRALISLNSGSSSIKFGLYTLDDGGPRHAAGGKLEGIGTDPRILVRKDDGEVLLQKSWPGGAGLTHEDLLGELYGWAQDHLREHEIVAVGHRVVHGGGVFRAPQRIDAALVVRLEAFSPLAPLHQPHNLAAICEIARMAPHLLQVACFDTAFHHAMPPVATRLPLPRRFAEQGVRRYGFHGLSYEYIARRLGDIDAGLAKGRVIVAHLGNGASLCAMRVGASIDTTMGFTALDGLMMGTRSGALDPGAVLHLMLQEGMSAHEVEALLYGQSGLLGVSGISGDMRVLHASADPHAKEAIELFVWTVARQMAALIGSLEGLDGIVFTAGIGENDPVIRSAICARMAWAGVLLDEAANAANAPVISRPDSRIAVRVIPTDEERMIAFHTFNMLDDQQGARA; this is encoded by the coding sequence GTGAGCCGCGCCCTCATCAGCCTCAACTCGGGCTCTTCGAGCATCAAATTCGGCCTTTATACGCTGGATGACGGCGGGCCGCGCCACGCGGCGGGCGGCAAGCTGGAAGGGATCGGCACCGATCCGCGCATCCTTGTCCGCAAGGATGACGGCGAAGTCCTGCTCCAAAAATCCTGGCCCGGCGGGGCGGGGCTGACCCATGAGGATCTGCTTGGCGAACTCTATGGCTGGGCGCAGGATCATCTGCGCGAGCATGAGATCGTCGCGGTGGGGCATAGGGTGGTGCATGGGGGCGGGGTTTTCCGGGCGCCGCAAAGGATTGATGCGGCCCTCGTCGTCAGGCTTGAGGCCTTCTCCCCGCTCGCGCCGTTGCATCAGCCCCACAATCTGGCCGCCATCTGCGAGATTGCCCGCATGGCGCCGCATCTGCTTCAGGTCGCCTGTTTCGATACCGCGTTTCATCATGCCATGCCGCCGGTGGCCACGCGATTGCCCCTGCCGCGTCGGTTCGCGGAACAAGGGGTTCGGAGGTATGGCTTTCATGGCCTGTCCTATGAATATATCGCCCGGCGTCTGGGCGACATCGATGCCGGATTGGCCAAGGGGCGGGTGATCGTCGCCCATCTGGGCAATGGGGCGAGCCTTTGTGCGATGCGCGTGGGGGCCAGCATCGACACGACCATGGGGTTTACCGCCCTCGATGGGCTGATGATGGGCACGCGCAGCGGCGCGCTGGACCCGGGCGCCGTCCTGCATCTGATGCTTCAGGAGGGGATGAGCGCGCATGAGGTCGAAGCCCTGCTCTATGGCCAGTCCGGCCTGCTGGGCGTGTCCGGCATATCGGGCGATATGCGCGTGCTCCATGCCAGTGCGGACCCTCATGCGAAAGAGGCGATAGAGCTGTTCGTCTGGACCGTCGCGCGCCAGATGGCTGCTCTGATCGGCTCGCTCGAAGGGCTGGACGGCATCGTCTTTACCGCCGGGATTGGCGAGAACGATCCTGTCATCCGCTCGGCCATCTGCGCGCGCATGGCATGGGCAGGCGTCCTTCTTGACGAGGCGGCCAATGCCGCCAATGCCCCCGTGATCTCCCGGCCCGACAGCCGCATCGCGGTGCGGGTCATCCCCACCGATGAAGAACGCATGATTGCATTCCACACTTTCAACATGCTGGATGATCAGCAGGGAGCAAGGGCATGA